One Dialister invisus DSM 15470 genomic region harbors:
- a CDS encoding class I SAM-dependent methyltransferase, whose protein sequence is MNIAVTTVLKPDADSLRRARKKAEDLRTAFYEREKNLFHMSEKYGEEGFLVYGKKPVFFWSKEGTYRFHLGTAVLRIFEMRKGHGDRLCNLLPGDCTSVLDCTFGQGRDSVILSWYLRKCGEVISLERSRPLYEVGKEGLAALSGQDGEMTEALRRIQLLHADFRGFLETAAPNSFDVIYFDPMFRYPVKRKENSIEGFRSAAVYDPLTEDILQFAMRAARKKVIVKERPFSALFRTGLFTEIHGKRGQTTAYGVIKL, encoded by the coding sequence ATGAATATAGCCGTCACCACCGTTTTAAAGCCTGATGCAGATTCTCTTCGGCGTGCAAGGAAAAAGGCGGAAGACTTGCGAACCGCTTTTTATGAAAGAGAAAAGAACCTGTTCCATATGTCAGAAAAATATGGAGAGGAAGGCTTTCTGGTTTATGGAAAGAAACCGGTATTCTTCTGGTCAAAAGAAGGAACTTACCGGTTTCATTTGGGGACGGCAGTTCTTCGTATTTTTGAAATGCGAAAAGGGCATGGAGACAGGCTGTGCAATCTTTTGCCGGGAGACTGTACATCTGTACTGGACTGTACCTTTGGACAGGGCAGGGATTCTGTCATTTTAAGCTGGTATCTGCGGAAATGCGGAGAAGTTATTTCTCTTGAACGGAGCCGTCCTCTTTATGAAGTGGGGAAAGAAGGTCTTGCTGCATTGTCAGGACAAGATGGAGAAATGACGGAAGCTTTACGGCGTATTCAGCTGCTGCATGCCGATTTTCGTGGATTTTTAGAAACAGCAGCGCCAAATTCTTTTGATGTAATTTACTTTGATCCTATGTTTAGGTATCCTGTAAAACGGAAAGAAAATAGTATAGAAGGATTTCGCAGTGCCGCGGTTTATGATCCTTTGACAGAAGATATTTTACAGTTTGCAATGAGAGCAGCCAGAAAAAAAGTAATAGTGAAAGAGAGGCCGTTTTCTGCGCTGTTCCGTACAGGATTATTTACAGAAATTCACGGTAAAAGAGGACAGACAACCGCTTATGGAGTGATAAAACTATGA
- the miaA gene encoding tRNA (adenosine(37)-N6)-dimethylallyltransferase MiaA — protein sequence MKKEKLLTILGPTAVGKTELSVYLAKILGSSIISGDAFQVYRGMDIGTAKVTKEEADGIFHYLVDCMEPAESYSAAIFQEKAREYISKENKKDKIPILIGGTGLYVQGLLEGYVFSPKVEGRSKWYTFYKMQGKEGLADAFKKLLPEEVIPLDPQRMVRRLELADAGQSLVTDRAEHLVYDGPVIGITMDRSVLYDRINKRVHQMIERGLKEEVAALLTAGVPENSQAFKGIGYKEMIPVLHGKYSLEEAEALIAKNTRHFAKRQLTWYRRMPYIHWVERTDTDTWLREIEAYVISWIRGESEWKGK from the coding sequence ATGAAGAAAGAAAAACTGCTGACCATTCTTGGACCTACGGCAGTTGGTAAGACGGAGTTGTCAGTCTATTTAGCAAAAATTCTGGGCAGTTCCATCATTTCCGGTGACGCTTTTCAAGTATATCGCGGTATGGATATCGGTACAGCGAAGGTAACGAAAGAAGAGGCGGATGGAATTTTCCATTATCTGGTAGACTGTATGGAACCTGCAGAATCATATTCAGCCGCTATATTTCAAGAGAAAGCGCGGGAATATATCTCTAAGGAAAATAAAAAGGATAAAATTCCTATTCTTATCGGCGGTACAGGTCTTTATGTGCAGGGACTTTTGGAAGGATATGTCTTTTCACCAAAAGTAGAAGGCCGAAGCAAGTGGTACACTTTTTATAAGATGCAGGGGAAAGAGGGATTGGCGGACGCGTTTAAGAAACTTCTTCCTGAAGAGGTAATTCCTTTGGATCCCCAACGTATGGTACGGCGGTTAGAGCTTGCTGATGCAGGGCAAAGCCTTGTAACGGATAGAGCGGAGCATCTCGTATATGACGGACCTGTTATAGGTATTACTATGGACAGATCGGTTTTATATGATAGAATAAATAAGCGAGTCCATCAAATGATTGAAAGAGGACTCAAGGAGGAAGTTGCGGCTCTTCTTACTGCAGGCGTGCCTGAAAATTCACAGGCATTCAAGGGGATTGGCTATAAAGAGATGATTCCCGTTCTTCACGGTAAGTATTCCCTTGAGGAAGCGGAAGCGCTCATTGCAAAGAATACACGTCATTTTGCCAAAAGACAGCTAACCTGGTACCGCCGCATGCCTTATATCCATTGGGTAGAGCGGACAGATACGGACACATGGCTCAGGGAAATAGAAGCGTATGTGATTTCATGGATCAGAGGAGAATCAGAATGGAAGGGAAAATGA
- the mutL gene encoding DNA mismatch repair endonuclease MutL: MSLIHILDEVTSNQIAAGEVVERPVNAVKELVENSIDAGAHMIEVEIADGGMTYIRVTDDGSGMTREDAKLSVIRHATSKISSVENIYHICSLGFRGEALPSIMSVSRTTITTRRAEDMEGTAIDVTGGAVEKIKGVGAPAGTTVEVRELFYNVPARKKFLKSERTESSRINTMIGKLALANPDISFTLINNGRTVIETPGNGRLMDVISALYGVKVTGEMLEVESEGEDSVMTGMISKPSLLKSSRQNQTIIINRRVVESAVVTKAVDNAYHSLLPKNGYPIMVLTFTLPPESIDVNVHPQKREIKFDDEQKIFRLVYHAVLNTLTSQSAPDSIVKDMIKEPAHQVPLGTELDLSKVVVEDKQLGAHDIGLTEADGVVQKPQPSVPVQSSWNESFSSYGNRDFRKSEHAVSRSGTDFETKQTRSEILSTTPVFIKPHEESMKAESEPLFEVPAEKDDPVIPLGQVADCFILCQHGSDLFIIDQHAAHERVRYDRFAAKTDGIPVQAILIPYLIDVEPEDMDLLFEKEEEIKKLGITFEQAGRDVIRITGAPEDFSENDMDRIIKDLLFTFHDENMPSPETLRHRMMAYAACRGAIKRGDPLNVRQMKELITDLFHTTRPFVCPHGRPTIVKFTPDELGRLFDRT, from the coding sequence ATGTCATTAATACATATACTTGATGAAGTTACTTCGAACCAGATTGCTGCGGGGGAAGTGGTAGAAAGACCAGTCAATGCGGTAAAGGAATTGGTGGAAAATTCTATTGATGCCGGTGCCCACATGATTGAAGTGGAAATAGCAGACGGGGGAATGACATATATCCGTGTTACCGATGATGGCAGCGGCATGACGAGGGAAGATGCGAAATTGTCCGTGATCCGCCATGCAACCAGTAAAATTTCCAGTGTTGAAAATATTTATCATATTTGTTCCCTTGGATTTCGCGGGGAGGCTTTGCCAAGTATTATGTCTGTATCCCGAACGACAATTACCACAAGACGGGCGGAAGATATGGAAGGAACCGCTATTGATGTGACAGGCGGAGCGGTGGAAAAAATTAAAGGTGTGGGTGCACCTGCAGGAACTACAGTGGAAGTACGTGAACTGTTCTACAATGTGCCGGCAAGAAAGAAGTTTTTGAAATCAGAACGGACGGAAAGCAGTCGGATTAATACAATGATTGGTAAATTGGCACTGGCAAATCCCGATATTTCTTTTACTCTTATCAATAATGGACGTACTGTCATTGAGACACCGGGAAACGGGCGCCTGATGGATGTGATTTCTGCATTATACGGGGTGAAGGTGACCGGAGAAATGTTAGAAGTGGAAAGTGAAGGGGAAGACTCTGTTATGACAGGAATGATTTCTAAGCCTTCTCTTTTGAAAAGCAGCCGTCAGAACCAAACGATTATTATTAACCGCCGTGTGGTGGAAAGCGCCGTAGTGACGAAGGCGGTAGATAATGCCTATCATTCCCTGCTGCCTAAGAACGGCTATCCGATTATGGTGCTGACATTCACCTTGCCGCCTGAAAGTATCGATGTAAATGTTCATCCGCAGAAGAGAGAAATTAAATTTGATGATGAGCAGAAAATATTCCGTCTTGTTTACCACGCAGTTCTTAATACGCTGACATCCCAATCTGCACCTGATTCTATTGTGAAAGATATGATCAAAGAACCTGCTCATCAGGTACCGTTGGGAACGGAACTGGACTTGTCAAAGGTGGTGGTGGAAGATAAGCAGCTTGGTGCGCATGATATCGGACTCACTGAAGCGGACGGAGTCGTGCAGAAACCGCAACCGTCTGTGCCGGTACAGTCTTCATGGAACGAATCTTTTTCTTCTTATGGAAATCGTGATTTTCGCAAATCGGAACATGCTGTATCCCGATCAGGAACTGATTTTGAAACAAAACAAACCCGATCAGAAATTTTATCGACAACACCCGTTTTTATAAAACCACATGAAGAGTCGATGAAAGCGGAAAGTGAACCGCTTTTTGAAGTACCTGCTGAAAAAGATGATCCTGTCATTCCTTTGGGACAGGTGGCGGACTGCTTTATTCTGTGCCAGCATGGGAGCGATTTATTTATTATTGACCAGCATGCTGCCCATGAACGGGTAAGGTATGATCGTTTTGCTGCAAAGACTGACGGAATTCCGGTTCAGGCAATTCTAATTCCTTACCTGATTGATGTGGAACCGGAAGATATGGATCTTCTTTTTGAGAAAGAAGAAGAGATTAAAAAGTTAGGAATTACTTTTGAGCAGGCAGGTCGTGATGTCATCCGAATTACAGGTGCGCCGGAAGACTTTTCAGAAAATGATATGGATCGTATTATTAAAGATTTGCTTTTTACTTTCCATGATGAAAACATGCCTTCTCCTGAAACCCTGCGTCATCGGATGATGGCTTATGCCGCCTGTCGTGGTGCAATTAAGAGAGGCGATCCGCTTAATGTACGGCAGATGAAGGAACTTATTACTGATCTGTTCCATACCACGCGGCCATTCGTTTGTCCCCATGGTCGTCCGACCATTGTGAAATTTACACCTGACGAACTGGGGCGCCTCTTTGACAGAACATGA
- the hfq gene encoding RNA chaperone Hfq has protein sequence MEGKMNLQDTFLNEARKENVPVSIFLLSGVQLKGKVKSFDSFTVLLVSENRSQLIYKHAISTIQRI, from the coding sequence ATGGAAGGGAAAATGAATCTTCAGGATACGTTTTTAAATGAAGCGAGAAAAGAAAATGTACCGGTCAGCATATTTCTTTTAAGCGGAGTACAACTCAAGGGTAAAGTTAAATCATTCGACAGCTTTACAGTGCTGCTTGTGAGCGAAAATCGTTCACAACTTATCTATAAGCATGCTATATCTACAATTCAAAGGATCTGA